From the Palaemon carinicauda isolate YSFRI2023 chromosome 42, ASM3689809v2, whole genome shotgun sequence genome, one window contains:
- the LOC137633051 gene encoding uncharacterized protein: MSYNGSLTLYGLQTASQPGVASLALLVGVLKKVARILHDVHERGLGHNDLHTNNIVVDDNMNPTIVDFGYALPFGKLMVMKLVPLKCALWSQYDPLLSVCGQPTCPENDVYSFGRLVYDVLLGDQSYPLEQWQRLEDLVVKALSPHKENRPTLLEFCDCLHDLEIICLALLTRDSECKG, encoded by the coding sequence ATGTCTTATAATGGTTCTCTCACCCTATACGGACTACAAACCGCCAGCCAACCAGGTGTAGCCTCTTTGGCGCTACTCGTCGGAGTCTTGAAGAAGGTGGCCAGGATCCTGCACGACGTTCACGAGAGAGGCTTAGGCCATAATGACCTGCATACCAACAACATCGTCGTAGACGATAACATGAATCCTACCATCGTGGACTTTGGCTACGCTCTTCCATTCGGCAAACTGATGGTAATGAAGCTGGTCCCCTTGAAGTGTGCTCTGTGGAGCCAGTATGATCCACTGCTGAGCGTTTGCGGACAGCCAACTTGTCCCGAAAATGATGTCTACTCTTTCGGACGCCTCGTTTACGATGTCCTTTTAGGAGACCAATCGTATCCTCTTGAACAGTGGCAAAGGCTGGAAGATCTTGTCGTAAAGGCTCTGAGTCCACACAAGGAGAATCGACCTACCCTTCTGGAATTCTGTGATTGCCTTCATGACTTGGAAATTATTTGTCTTGCTTTATTAACAAGAGACAGTGAATGCAAAGGCTAA